A single region of the Salicibibacter cibi genome encodes:
- a CDS encoding ABC transporter permease has translation MNNKTLREVLATGERPKKPSALSASLTFGWRALLKIKHMPEQMFDVTAMPILFLLMFTYLFGGSIAGSTGDYLQFILPGILVMTVTMITMYTGIALNSDITKGVYDRFRTLPIWGPSVLVGGLLIDVVRFAMASAILIVLGMILGFHPDAGVWGVLAAISLLLLFAFSLSWIWIALALVIRTEQTLASVSMMVIMPLTFISNVFVDPDTLPGWLQGFVDVNPISLLVTAVRGLMHGTATFEEIGWVLLASIIILAIFAPLTMYLYRNKE, from the coding sequence ATGAATAATAAAACATTACGTGAAGTACTGGCAACCGGGGAGCGTCCGAAGAAACCTAGTGCATTATCAGCATCGCTCACATTTGGATGGCGAGCACTTTTGAAAATCAAGCATATGCCGGAACAAATGTTTGATGTGACGGCGATGCCTATCCTTTTTTTGCTCATGTTCACGTATCTTTTTGGCGGTTCCATCGCAGGATCCACCGGGGATTACCTACAATTCATCTTGCCGGGTATTCTCGTCATGACAGTAACTATGATAACGATGTACACCGGGATAGCATTGAACAGTGATATCACCAAAGGGGTGTACGATCGATTTCGGACCTTACCGATTTGGGGGCCTTCGGTTCTCGTTGGAGGACTATTGATAGACGTTGTGCGTTTCGCGATGGCTTCCGCAATCTTGATCGTGCTAGGAATGATTCTCGGCTTCCATCCCGATGCAGGTGTATGGGGTGTTTTGGCAGCCATCAGTTTACTGTTGTTGTTCGCTTTTAGCTTATCATGGATCTGGATTGCCCTCGCACTCGTCATACGAACGGAACAAACACTTGCAAGCGTCTCGATGATGGTGATCATGCCGTTGACGTTCATTAGCAATGTGTTTGTTGATCCCGATACGTTGCCAGGTTGGTTGCAAGGCTTTGTTGACGTTAACCCGATCTCCCTTTTGGTCACAGCGGTACGCGGCCTCATGCATGGCACGGCAACGTTTGAAGAGATTGGCTGGGTACTCTTGGCTTCCATTATTATATTGGCGATATTTGCGCCACTTACCATGTATCTGTATCGCAACAAGGAATAG
- a CDS encoding ATP-binding cassette domain-containing protein — translation MSMLNNDQYHTDLAIEAKGVVKTFGKNRAVDEVDLTVEKGAVYGFLGPNGAGKTTITRMLATLLKPDAGQIRVLGHDLVQEIDEVRSRIGLTGQFASLDEDLTGRENLIMIARLTGYSRKSAKKRADELLNAFDLQEAAKRLVKKYSGGMRRRIDIAASIVVTPELLFLDEPTTGLDPRSRHQVWEIIRVLVNTGTTVLLTTQYLDEADQLADRIAVIDEGKIIAEGTSSELKASVGSGTLQVRLLDPETRPEAEQLLAEKLDTVIQLSSDPAVLSARISDNTLATLALGELGRANIAVKDFSLGQPSLDEVFLSVTGRTNSAEEVSQ, via the coding sequence ATGAGTATGTTAAACAATGATCAATATCACACTGATCTAGCTATTGAAGCCAAGGGGGTCGTTAAAACGTTTGGTAAAAACCGCGCCGTCGATGAGGTTGACCTCACGGTGGAAAAAGGAGCTGTATACGGTTTCTTAGGTCCGAATGGTGCCGGAAAAACGACGATTACCCGTATGCTCGCAACATTGTTGAAGCCAGATGCCGGCCAAATCCGAGTACTCGGCCACGATCTCGTGCAAGAGATAGACGAAGTACGAAGCCGTATCGGTTTGACCGGACAGTTCGCTTCACTGGATGAAGATCTGACCGGTCGAGAGAATCTGATCATGATCGCCCGTCTTACGGGATATTCACGAAAAAGTGCCAAGAAAAGGGCAGATGAACTGCTCAACGCTTTCGACTTACAAGAAGCAGCCAAGCGCCTGGTTAAAAAATATTCTGGGGGAATGCGGCGGCGCATTGATATAGCGGCAAGCATTGTCGTCACACCGGAATTGTTATTTTTGGATGAACCGACCACCGGGTTGGATCCACGCAGCCGTCATCAAGTGTGGGAGATTATCCGGGTGTTGGTAAATACAGGTACAACTGTTTTGCTCACAACACAGTATCTTGATGAAGCGGATCAATTGGCTGATCGGATTGCCGTTATCGATGAAGGTAAAATCATTGCTGAGGGGACGAGCAGCGAACTTAAAGCATCCGTCGGTTCGGGAACATTACAAGTACGATTGCTTGATCCGGAAACCCGGCCGGAAGCGGAACAATTACTGGCTGAGAAACTTGACACAGTTATTCAGCTTTCATCCGATCCAGCCGTCCTTTCAGCTCGAATATCAGATAACACGCTTGCTACACTTGCACTCGGAGAATTGGGGCGTGCCAATATTGCTGTTAAGGATTTTTCCCTTGGTCAACCAAGTCTTGATGAAGTTTTCCTTTCTGTGACGGGCCGTACTAATTCAGCTGAAGAGGTGAGTCAATGA
- a CDS encoding MerR family transcriptional regulator — MESKTFTVGKFAKLTGVTERTLRYYDRKGLLAPSEYNKQGHRLYTENDLFQLQRILTLKYLDFSLGDIAEYLEKSGHDLKNSLAAQTGLLQQKREHLDQVIGTIERVQAVIQERENQMDSDLLLGLIHAFQREEDQKQWMANHMSKELLDRMFMEGKTAEEKLEFERKITSIFSDISLFYHEGRPVDDLAVQEKGLELMKLLTEVFEQEYFDELEGISEGFGEGSLSQTKFLTNEVEAYLADILSMVREEER; from the coding sequence ATGGAGAGTAAAACGTTTACCGTAGGAAAGTTTGCCAAGTTGACAGGGGTCACTGAACGTACACTTCGCTACTATGATCGGAAAGGATTGCTAGCGCCATCGGAATATAACAAACAAGGGCATCGCCTTTACACCGAAAATGATTTATTTCAGTTACAAAGAATTTTAACACTCAAGTATTTAGATTTTTCTCTGGGAGACATTGCTGAGTATCTTGAAAAATCCGGGCATGATTTAAAGAATTCTTTGGCGGCGCAAACAGGCCTTTTACAACAAAAGCGAGAACATCTTGATCAGGTGATCGGAACCATCGAACGCGTACAAGCGGTCATTCAAGAGCGGGAAAATCAGATGGATAGCGATTTATTGTTAGGCCTCATTCATGCGTTTCAACGTGAGGAAGATCAAAAGCAATGGATGGCCAACCATATGTCGAAAGAATTGCTGGATCGCATGTTCATGGAAGGGAAGACAGCAGAAGAAAAACTTGAATTTGAGAGAAAAATAACATCTATATTTTCAGATATTAGTCTGTTCTATCATGAGGGAAGACCCGTGGATGATTTGGCAGTACAGGAAAAAGGTCTGGAACTAATGAAATTACTGACCGAAGTATTCGAGCAGGAATATTTTGATGAACTTGAGGGAATCTCAGAAGGATTTGGGGAAGGATCACTCTCCCAAACAAAATTTCTGACGAACGAAGTAGAAGCATATTTGGCGGATATTTTAAGTATGGTTCGAGAGGAGGAGCGATGA
- a CDS encoding SDR family oxidoreductase: MKRVLVAGATGYLGRYVVKDLKRQGFYTKVLVRNPEKLNQEGDFFAPSIREDADEVAIGDVTKPDTLKHVCDNIDYVFSSIGITGKNNGLTFQDVDYQGNVNLLKEAERSHIAKFMYIHVCSNDEWKKSGPLIEAKERFVNVLKTSNVDHIIICPTGYFSDLTNFLTMAKKGRAFLIGDGKTRMNPIHGEDLAQFCVQSFLETNQTLDIGGPEILTYEQIAQLAFEVLGQKERITNIPVSLLNPVSLGLKLCSNHHYGVYRFFINVMTHHLIAPMYGKHKLKDFMNQRT; this comes from the coding sequence ATGAAACGAGTATTGGTCGCCGGCGCTACGGGGTATTTGGGAAGGTATGTTGTAAAGGATCTTAAAAGACAAGGATTTTACACCAAAGTGCTCGTGAGAAATCCGGAAAAATTGAATCAAGAAGGAGATTTTTTCGCGCCTTCTATCCGTGAAGATGCTGACGAAGTAGCTATTGGTGATGTGACAAAACCAGACACATTAAAACATGTTTGTGACAACATTGATTATGTTTTCTCTTCAATTGGAATCACGGGAAAAAATAATGGATTGACCTTTCAAGATGTTGATTATCAAGGGAATGTTAATTTGTTGAAGGAAGCAGAACGTAGTCATATTGCCAAATTCATGTATATCCATGTCTGTAGCAACGATGAATGGAAAAAATCAGGTCCTTTAATTGAAGCGAAGGAACGTTTTGTTAATGTGTTAAAAACGTCAAATGTCGATCATATCATTATCTGCCCGACTGGATATTTTTCTGACTTGACAAATTTTTTAACAATGGCTAAAAAGGGCAGAGCTTTCTTGATCGGAGATGGTAAAACGAGAATGAACCCGATTCACGGTGAAGATCTCGCACAATTTTGTGTGCAATCGTTCTTGGAAACAAACCAAACACTTGATATTGGTGGTCCCGAAATACTTACATACGAGCAAATTGCTCAACTTGCATTTGAAGTGTTGGGTCAAAAGGAACGCATCACAAACATTCCGGTCAGTTTATTAAACCCAGTTTCTTTAGGTTTGAAATTATGTAGTAACCATCATTATGGGGTATACCGTTTCTTTATAAACGTGATGACTCATCATTTGATTGCACCCATGTACGGAAAACATAAGCTTAAAGATTTCATGAATCAACGTACTTAA
- a CDS encoding HXXEE domain-containing protein has protein sequence MAFSALILITVMTQHFFIFLGLNLFFAVNILTHPLQALYLRCYTPGLWTTILLIIPYNVLFFYHFSKAGFLTMNAILGALIVMFFLILVFLLSHKIGEKWS, from the coding sequence ATTGCTTTCTCCGCTCTGATATTGATAACAGTAATGACACAACATTTTTTTATATTTTTAGGGTTAAATCTTTTTTTTGCTGTAAATATCCTTACACATCCATTACAGGCTTTGTATTTACGATGTTACACTCCAGGGCTCTGGACTACAATATTACTGATCATCCCTTATAACGTTTTATTTTTTTACCACTTTTCCAAAGCAGGTTTTTTAACCATGAACGCAATTTTAGGTGCATTAATTGTTATGTTCTTTCTTATATTAGTATTTCTCCTCAGTCATAAAATTGGTGAAAAATGGAGTTAA